From a region of the Eulemur rufifrons isolate Redbay chromosome 7, OSU_ERuf_1, whole genome shotgun sequence genome:
- the CCK gene encoding cholecystokinin — MNRGVCLCVLMAVLAAGALTQPVSPADPAGSGVPRAEEAPRRQLRSVQRTDGESRAHLGALLARYIQQARKAPSGRMSVVKNLQSLDPSHRISDRDYMGWMDFGRRSAEEYEYPS, encoded by the exons ATGAACAGGGGCGTGTGCCTTTGCGTGCTGATGGCCGTCCTGGCGGCGGGCGCTCTGACGCAGCCCGTGTCCCCGGCAGATCCCGCGGGCTCCGGGGTGCCACGGGCAGAGGAGGCGCCCCGGAGGCAGCTGAGGTCGGTGCAGAGGACGGACGGCGAGTCCCGAGCGCACCTGGGCGCGCTGCTGGCCAGATACATCCAGCAGGCCCGGAAAG CTCCTTCTGGCCGAATGTCCGTCGTTAAGAACCTGCAGAGCCTGGACCCCAGCCACAGGATAAGTGACCGGGACTACATGGGCTGGATGGATTTTGGCCGGCGCAGTGCCGAGGAGTACGAGTACCCCTCCTAG